A window of the Pristiophorus japonicus isolate sPriJap1 chromosome 13, sPriJap1.hap1, whole genome shotgun sequence genome harbors these coding sequences:
- the mest gene encoding mesoderm-specific transcript homolog protein: MKEWWIQVAFLAAPLIAVYLHIPPPTLSPSLYSWRMAGATFTFKDHRIFYRDSLGAVGSSDMIILLHGFPTSSYDWHKIWEGLTLRFNRVIALDFLGFGFSDKPRLHRYSIFEQADIVQGLMAELGLTQQKINILAHDYGDTVALELLYRSEHSKPGHLMINSLCLSNGGIFPETNHPRFLQKLLKDSGWFSPIFTRLVNYYFFSKGISAVFGPHTQPTNAEYWDMWTSLRFSDGNLVMDSILQFINQRWKFRGRWVGALSSTSVPLHLIYGPLDPVNPDPEFLNLYQKLVPKSTVSVLDDHISHYPQLEDPLGFEQAYTNFINSF, from the exons ATGAAAGAGTGGTGGATCCAGGTCGCATTTCTCGCTGCACCGCTCATTGCTGTCTACCTTCAcattcctccccccactctctcaccctctctgtatTCATGGAGAATGGCTGGAGCCACCTTTACCTTCAAAGATCACCGCATTTTTTACAGAG ATTCCCTGGGTGCTGTTGGCAGTTCCGATATGATAATCCTTTTGCATGGCTTCCCAACATCGAGCTATGACTGGCACAAG ATCTGGGAAGGGTTGACGCTGAGGTTTAATCGAGTTATCGCACTAGATTTTCTTGGCTTTGGATTCAGCGATAAACCT AGGCTGCACAGATACTCCATCTTTGAGCAGGCAGATATTGTCCAGGGGCTAATGGCGGAACTGGGCCTAACTCAGCAGAAAATCAACATCCTGGCCCATGATTACGGAGACACCGTCGCACTGGAGCTGCTGTACAG GTCTGAACACAGTAAACCTGGACATCTGATGATTAATAGCCTGTGTTTGTCAAATGGAG gaatttttccagagACGAACCATCCAAGGTTTCTGCAGAAG CTACTCAAAGACAGCGGGTGGTTTTCACCAATCTTTACCAGACTTGTGAACTACTACTTCTTCTCAAAAGG GATCAGTGCAGTGTTTGGACCCCACACACAGCCCACGAACGCAGAGTATTGGGACATGTGGACTTCTCTCCGGTTCAGTGACGGGAACCTGGTGATGGACAG TATCCTGCAGTTCATCAATCAAAGATGGAAGTTCAGAGGTCGATGGGTGGGAGCCCTGAGTTCTACCTCTGTTCCAT TGCATTTAATTTATGGACCACTGGATCCTGTGAACCCTGACCCTGAGTTTCTGAATCTTTATCA GAAGTTGGTACCGAAGTCAACAGTGTCAGTTCTTGATGACCACATCAGTCATTACCCTCAGCTTGAGGACCCTTTGGGCTTTGAACAAGCCTACACTAACTTCATCAACTCCTTCTGA